From Ruminococcus sp. HUN007, a single genomic window includes:
- a CDS encoding serine/threonine-protein kinase gives MVEFKPGQTIPMEYGGELKVISTLGRGGQGIVYLVEYNNLKYALKWYDMDKMRDPQAFRKNLEVNIKDGPPSDKFLWPKYLTKMGVDDSFGYLMTLRPPEYDSFVDILNMYKLEVDPNTGKAHRVTVQFKNLNALVTAAINIVNAFRQLHRAGKSYQDLNDGGFFINVTNGDVLVCDCDNIAPDGYNFGIGGKPGYMAPEIVRGVCRPDVQTDKYSLAVVLFKLLFRGDPLEGEKVVKTVCLTETAELKHYGKEAVFVFDPNNDTNRPVKGIHDNVIKFWGIYPNYIRQAFTFTFTTGISQANKRIIENEWQKLFIRLRSEILPCYCGRTTFTSAYDEGENNTLICRRCGRKYATLKFSNRDYRTPIYVGRKIYMCESVPGSDDFSTVVGEVVENKIQKGVLGIKNMSDKVWKVKMSDGSVHEVGNGKGFPLWAGVSADIGGVNIEI, from the coding sequence ATGGTAGAATTTAAGCCAGGTCAGACTATTCCTATGGAATACGGCGGTGAGTTAAAAGTTATAAGTACTCTTGGCCGCGGCGGACAGGGTATTGTTTATCTCGTTGAATACAACAACCTTAAATACGCGCTCAAGTGGTACGACATGGATAAGATGCGCGATCCGCAGGCTTTCAGAAAGAACCTTGAAGTGAATATCAAGGACGGCCCTCCGAGCGATAAGTTCCTCTGGCCTAAGTATCTCACAAAAATGGGCGTTGACGACAGCTTCGGCTACCTTATGACTTTAAGACCGCCGGAGTACGATTCGTTTGTTGACATCCTCAACATGTACAAGCTTGAGGTCGATCCTAACACAGGCAAGGCTCACAGGGTTACTGTGCAGTTCAAGAACCTCAATGCTCTTGTAACTGCTGCAATAAATATTGTTAATGCTTTCAGACAGCTCCACAGAGCAGGTAAGAGCTATCAGGACCTTAACGACGGCGGTTTCTTCATCAACGTTACCAACGGTGACGTTCTTGTCTGCGACTGTGACAACATAGCTCCTGACGGCTATAACTTCGGTATCGGCGGCAAGCCGGGATACATGGCTCCTGAGATCGTGCGCGGCGTATGTCGTCCGGACGTTCAGACAGACAAGTATTCTCTTGCAGTTGTACTTTTCAAGCTTCTCTTCAGAGGTGACCCGCTTGAAGGCGAAAAGGTTGTCAAGACTGTCTGCCTTACTGAAACTGCTGAACTCAAGCATTACGGCAAGGAAGCTGTATTCGTATTCGACCCGAACAATGACACCAACCGTCCGGTAAAGGGCATTCACGATAACGTCATCAAGTTCTGGGGTATTTATCCGAACTACATCAGACAGGCATTTACATTTACTTTTACAACAGGTATCTCACAGGCAAACAAGAGAATCATTGAAAATGAATGGCAGAAGCTCTTTATAAGACTGCGTTCAGAGATACTTCCGTGCTACTGCGGAAGAACAACCTTCACATCAGCATATGATGAAGGTGAAAACAATACTCTTATCTGCAGAAGATGCGGAAGAAAGTATGCTACACTTAAGTTCAGCAACCGTGATTACAGAACACCGATTTATGTAGGAAGAAAGATCTACATGTGTGAATCTGTACCTGGTTCTGATGATTTCAGCACAGTTGTAGGGGAAGTTGTTGAAAACAAGATCCAGAAGGGTGTGCTCGGCATAAAGAATATGTCCGACAAGGTATGGAAAGTTAAAATGTCTGACGGATCAGTACATGAAGTAGGCAACGGAAAGGGATTCCCTCTCTGGGCCGGTGTTTCAGCTGATATAGGCGGGGTAAATATAGAAATATAG
- a CDS encoding VWA domain-containing protein produces the protein MEDFSTKAKELMDFDDDDPLGATGVSRKSLVIFFLIDTSGSMKGTKMGELNTAMEELMPEIRSIGEADTDIKIAVLTFSTGCAWMYPEPISVEEFEWARLEAKGITDLGMTFEELNRKLSRSEFLNSPSLSFAPVIFLMTDGYPTDDYKAGLRKLQVNSWYRYGLKVALGIGKEANDDMLAEFTTSPDTVVHAYSGGQLAQLIKKIAVTSSQIGSKSMTLADDVLRDLNDVDVLDKKQEQLAEQIKNIVDSDEFPKDVPFDSGW, from the coding sequence ATGGAAGATTTCAGCACTAAAGCAAAAGAATTGATGGACTTTGATGATGACGATCCGCTTGGTGCAACAGGCGTCTCAAGAAAAAGTCTTGTAATATTTTTCCTTATAGATACATCAGGCAGTATGAAGGGAACAAAAATGGGCGAGCTCAATACAGCAATGGAAGAGCTCATGCCTGAAATAAGAAGTATCGGTGAAGCCGATACTGACATCAAGATCGCAGTTCTTACATTCTCGACAGGATGCGCGTGGATGTATCCGGAACCGATCTCAGTAGAAGAGTTTGAATGGGCAAGACTCGAAGCCAAGGGTATCACAGACCTTGGTATGACATTCGAGGAACTCAACAGAAAACTTTCAAGATCAGAATTCTTAAATTCACCTTCACTTTCCTTTGCTCCGGTCATCTTTCTTATGACTGACGGTTATCCTACAGATGACTACAAGGCAGGACTCAGAAAGCTTCAGGTGAACAGCTGGTACAGATACGGCCTTAAGGTTGCTCTTGGTATCGGCAAGGAAGCAAACGACGATATGCTTGCTGAATTTACAACATCACCTGATACAGTTGTACATGCTTATTCAGGCGGTCAGCTTGCTCAGCTCATCAAGAAGATCGCAGTTACATCATCACAGATCGGAAGCAAGAGTATGACACTTGCAGACGACGTTCTCCGCGATCTCAATGATGTTGACGTTCTTGACAAGAAGCAGGAACAGCTTGCTGAACAGATCAAGAATATTGTAGATTCAGACGAATTCCCTAAGGATGTACCGTTCGACAGCGGATGGTAA
- a CDS encoding protein phosphatase 2C domain-containing protein: MYIGLSEAVRGASHVESDTVCQDYAAYKTTDTYAIAAVADGHGSKKHFRSDFGSKAGVEVAIKAVEEFCSDPEEFKRKFQDDPDHLITKIQKFIIKNWYDVVNEHYRNNPVKQEEREKLTDEELSTIKIESIYGSTLLVAFLTDTFSFGMQLGDGSLVVIKQCGEAYMPIIDDESCPANLTSSLCNSNAIKMFNYFYSFEKPLAIILSTDGLYTSFSNRESFEEYNCLLASQMSDIELLKSRINKNFVRRTNAGSRDDISVSIIFEKEMFEENLINVQMQVDINKNKAAIREAEEKAKQLQRKARAEQIRKEKKLLEEAEKAAMARKAKLKQNKGIEKVEMPSADEVKEED, encoded by the coding sequence ATGTACATCGGATTAAGCGAAGCTGTCCGTGGTGCAAGTCACGTTGAGTCTGATACAGTGTGTCAGGACTACGCAGCTTACAAAACGACGGATACATATGCTATTGCAGCTGTTGCTGACGGACACGGCAGCAAAAAGCACTTCAGAAGTGATTTCGGTTCAAAAGCAGGTGTTGAAGTTGCAATTAAAGCTGTGGAGGAATTCTGTTCCGATCCAGAAGAGTTTAAAAGGAAGTTTCAGGATGATCCGGATCATCTGATCACGAAGATCCAGAAATTCATTATCAAAAACTGGTACGATGTTGTAAATGAGCATTACAGAAACAACCCTGTTAAACAGGAAGAGCGTGAAAAGCTTACTGACGAAGAACTGTCCACGATAAAGATCGAATCGATCTACGGCTCTACACTGTTAGTTGCATTTCTTACAGATACATTCAGCTTCGGCATGCAGCTCGGTGACGGCAGTCTCGTAGTTATCAAACAGTGCGGTGAGGCTTACATGCCTATAATTGATGATGAAAGCTGTCCGGCGAACCTTACTTCTTCACTTTGTAATTCCAATGCTATAAAAATGTTCAATTATTTTTACAGCTTTGAGAAGCCTCTTGCAATCATTCTTTCAACTGACGGACTTTATACATCATTCTCAAACCGCGAGAGCTTTGAAGAATATAACTGTCTTCTCGCAAGCCAGATGAGCGACATTGAACTTCTTAAGTCGAGGATCAACAAGAACTTCGTAAGAAGAACCAATGCCGGCAGCCGTGATGACATTTCAGTATCGATCATCTTTGAAAAAGAAATGTTTGAAGAAAACCTCATCAATGTTCAGATGCAGGTCGATATCAACAAGAATAAAGCAGCTATAAGAGAAGCTGAGGAAAAAGCCAAGCAGCTTCAGCGTAAAGCCAGAGCAGAACAGATCAGGAAGGAAAAGAAACTTCTTGAAGAGGCTGAAAAGGCAGCAATGGCCCGCAAAGCAAAGCTTAAACAGAACAAAGGTATCGAAAAAGTGGAAATGCCTTCTGCTGATGAAGTTAAGGAAGAAGACTGA
- a CDS encoding GGDEF domain-containing protein, with protein MSDKEIQKKNSSMDIVGPLIYIVIYIIVTLFIPKIGQLGGPLQGIVSQLLLLFSAFAVVAFPRYGYFAALATNTFQIIMTARAVTIAIAHGGSANALTGLITSVSAIILVTIIHIFYRRIVKNNEELIAANRVLKAKDEKLTYLAYYDILTTLPNRQLFIEKIDETITSSSPFTVIAANIDNFKDINNELGNNAGDAVLCSYSKKLKKLCGNSIFLARINGDEFGFILFGNETEPQILNYIDTIKEVISEPIKFNDVKLNITMSFGVAIYPVNATDSTEMLKCVSSALAVAKANGKNTHYFYNNSIRMPNY; from the coding sequence ATGTCAGACAAGGAAATACAGAAAAAAAACAGTTCGATGGATATAGTCGGACCTCTTATTTATATTGTTATTTACATTATCGTAACGCTTTTCATTCCGAAGATCGGACAGCTCGGAGGACCTCTTCAGGGTATTGTTTCACAGCTTCTGCTTCTCTTCTCTGCATTTGCTGTTGTTGCATTCCCGCGTTACGGTTATTTTGCAGCACTCGCGACAAATACTTTCCAGATCATCATGACAGCAAGAGCAGTAACAATAGCCATTGCACACGGCGGTTCAGCAAACGCTCTTACCGGTTTGATCACATCAGTTTCAGCTATAATTCTTGTAACTATCATCCACATATTCTACAGAAGAATAGTAAAGAACAACGAAGAACTTATAGCTGCCAACAGAGTACTTAAGGCAAAGGACGAAAAGCTTACTTATCTTGCTTACTACGACATCCTTACTACTCTTCCTAACAGACAGCTTTTCATTGAAAAGATAGATGAAACAATTACTTCTTCATCACCTTTCACAGTTATCGCAGCGAACATTGACAACTTCAAGGATATTAACAACGAACTCGGCAACAACGCTGGTGACGCTGTTCTCTGTTCATATTCCAAAAAGCTCAAGAAGCTCTGCGGAAACTCCATCTTCCTTGCAAGGATCAACGGAGATGAGTTCGGTTTCATACTCTTCGGAAACGAAACTGAACCTCAGATACTTAACTACATTGATACTATTAAGGAAGTTATTTCTGAGCCTATCAAGTTTAACGACGTCAAACTCAACATTACGATGAGTTTTGGTGTTGCTATATATCCGGTCAATGCCACTGACTCAACAGAAATGCTCAAATGCGTAAGCAGTGCACTTGCTGTTGCAAAGGCAAACGGTAAGAACACACACTACTTCTACAACAATTCGATCAGAATGCCGAACTACTGA
- a CDS encoding GGDEF domain-containing protein gives MSKNEKAKSESNHIVAIVIYVVAYLAMVYFAQFVLGGSVRGRVMAQYANSPELQVKLAMLTAGAGTTGQIEALLSAFIVLATNKKGYIASVFCNIANTTIVLVMAIKQHNVSAIPGFIVPISTLVLVTIIYIFANRINQKSAELSKSYEQLMETNRIIKDKDEKLSYLAYYDVLTSLPNRHLFIEKMDEAIVNNSNMPFTAILCDIDNFKLINNTYGSSAGDILLATYAEKFKGLCDDNIFLGRIGGNEYGFIMQGNNSEQNILNFIEKVQTVLAEPVQVGSDVISATASFGIASYPTNAVSSSEILTCINSAVSYAKSNGKNRPCFYEQY, from the coding sequence ATGTCAAAAAATGAAAAAGCAAAATCAGAAAGCAATCATATCGTTGCAATTGTGATATACGTAGTAGCCTATTTGGCAATGGTATATTTTGCTCAGTTTGTCCTCGGCGGCAGCGTCCGCGGAAGAGTAATGGCACAGTACGCGAATTCACCTGAACTGCAGGTAAAGCTTGCTATGCTTACCGCAGGTGCAGGTACAACAGGCCAGATAGAAGCCCTTCTTTCTGCATTTATAGTACTTGCAACAAATAAAAAGGGTTATATCGCATCAGTATTCTGCAACATAGCCAATACAACAATAGTTCTTGTAATGGCCATCAAACAGCACAACGTATCAGCTATTCCTGGTTTTATAGTACCGATCTCAACACTTGTACTTGTTACTATCATCTACATATTCGCAAACAGAATCAACCAGAAATCAGCTGAACTCTCAAAGAGCTACGAACAGCTCATGGAAACCAACCGCATTATCAAGGACAAGGATGAAAAGCTTTCATACCTCGCTTACTACGATGTTCTTACAAGCCTTCCTAACAGACACCTTTTCATCGAGAAAATGGACGAAGCTATCGTAAACAACTCAAACATGCCTTTCACAGCTATTCTCTGTGACATCGATAACTTCAAGCTTATCAACAACACTTACGGCAGCTCAGCAGGTGATATTCTTCTTGCAACATACGCAGAAAAATTCAAGGGTCTCTGCGACGACAACATATTCCTCGGAAGAATCGGCGGAAACGAATACGGCTTTATTATGCAGGGCAACAACTCTGAACAGAACATTCTCAACTTCATCGAAAAAGTTCAGACAGTTCTTGCAGAACCTGTTCAGGTAGGTTCCGATGTTATTTCAGCAACTGCAAGCTTCGGTATTGCTTCATACCCGACAAACGCTGTTTCTTCATCAGAAATTCTTACCTGCATCAACAGCGCAGTATCATATGCAAAGTCCAACGGCAAGAACAGACCTTGCTTCTATGAACAGTACTGA
- a CDS encoding ACT domain-containing protein, protein MDNSSNSSYLVVIDSRVIPEVFMKVLEVKKTIANKEARSLAAACKQSGISRSAYYKYKDYVFLYDEQHNQRIVTLYAVLKDRPGVLANVLSAIHSSDANVMTLNQSVPVDGVAPITMTLKLNSGNYNEDDLKSSVKAVDGVVEVRVLNRE, encoded by the coding sequence ATGGATAATTCATCAAATTCATCTTATCTTGTTGTCATAGACTCACGTGTTATACCCGAGGTATTCATGAAGGTCCTTGAGGTAAAGAAGACGATTGCCAACAAGGAGGCACGAAGTCTTGCAGCCGCATGCAAACAGTCAGGCATTTCAAGGAGCGCATATTACAAATATAAGGATTATGTTTTTCTGTACGATGAACAGCATAATCAGCGCATCGTCACTCTTTACGCTGTCCTGAAGGACAGGCCCGGAGTACTTGCAAATGTGCTTTCTGCGATCCATTCATCAGATGCAAATGTCATGACGCTCAATCAGAGCGTCCCCGTTGACGGGGTCGCTCCGATAACCATGACTCTGAAACTCAATTCCGGAAACTACAACGAAGATGATCTGAAATCTTCAGTTAAGGCAGTTGACGGAGTTGTTGAGGTGCGTGTTCTCAACAGAGAATAA
- a CDS encoding homoserine dehydrogenase, which yields MSKIAVLGYGTVGSGVVELFYKNKESILRKVGSDADIKYILDIRDFSGSPYSDKFTKDINDILNDDEVTVVAECMGGVTFAYDFVKACLQKGKSVSTSNKELVAKKGAELLAIAKEKNCNFFFEASVGGAIPIIRPLHKCLAANDITGIAGILNGTTNFILGKMINDSMDFADALKMAQDLGYAEKDPTADIEGHDACRKICILSSLVTGKHIYPDRVFTKGITDITLKDVKLADKFGAAIKLIASMKKLENGKIIPMVMPMLVPYDNLISRVDDVFNAVMVFGDGIDRAMFYGRGAGMLPTASAVLGDVIEELKTEEIGTDRAQTWEDCNNDEIVADYRESSARMYFRVSAGCTLVPADAEIIENGSETAFVTKSMTFAEAEKLEASVKAAGCEVKSRIAVLDI from the coding sequence ATGTCTAAAATAGCAGTTCTCGGTTACGGTACAGTAGGTTCAGGCGTTGTTGAACTTTTCTACAAAAACAAGGAAAGCATTCTCAGAAAGGTCGGTTCAGACGCCGACATCAAGTACATTCTTGATATCAGAGATTTTTCCGGAAGTCCTTACAGTGACAAGTTCACAAAGGATATAAACGATATTCTGAATGACGACGAAGTAACCGTTGTTGCTGAGTGCATGGGCGGTGTTACATTCGCTTACGATTTCGTAAAGGCCTGCCTTCAGAAGGGAAAGAGCGTTTCAACATCAAACAAGGAACTTGTTGCAAAGAAAGGTGCTGAGCTTCTTGCAATAGCAAAGGAGAAAAACTGCAACTTTTTCTTCGAGGCCAGTGTCGGCGGTGCTATCCCGATAATCAGACCGCTTCACAAGTGTCTTGCAGCAAATGATATAACAGGTATCGCAGGTATTCTCAACGGTACTACAAACTTCATTCTCGGCAAGATGATCAACGACAGCATGGATTTCGCTGATGCCCTTAAGATGGCTCAGGATCTCGGATATGCTGAAAAGGATCCTACAGCAGATATCGAAGGCCATGACGCATGCAGAAAGATTTGCATACTTTCTTCACTCGTTACAGGAAAGCACATCTATCCTGACCGTGTTTTCACAAAGGGTATCACAGACATCACACTTAAGGACGTAAAACTCGCTGACAAATTCGGCGCTGCCATAAAGCTCATCGCAAGCATGAAGAAGCTTGAAAACGGTAAGATCATCCCGATGGTAATGCCTATGCTCGTTCCGTACGACAATCTCATTTCCAGAGTAGATGACGTTTTCAACGCAGTAATGGTATTCGGTGACGGTATCGACCGTGCAATGTTCTACGGACGCGGTGCCGGCATGCTCCCTACAGCAAGTGCCGTTCTCGGTGACGTTATCGAGGAACTCAAGACTGAAGAGATCGGAACAGACAGAGCACAGACCTGGGAAGACTGCAATAACGACGAGATCGTTGCTGACTACAGGGAAAGCAGTGCGAGAATGTATTTCAGAGTTTCAGCCGGCTGCACTCTTGTTCCTGCAGATGCTGAAATTATCGAAAACGGTTCTGAAACTGCATTCGTTACAAAGTCCATGACATTTGCCGAAGCTGAAAAGCTTGAAGCTTCCGTTAAGGCTGCAGGCTGCGAAGTGAAGTCAAGGATCGCCGTTCTCGACATCTGA
- a CDS encoding M20/M25/M40 family metallo-hydrolase — translation MDLENILAELCSVSGVSGSERPVLEKISEIMKKCTGREGIFSGNNLLVGIGERSEGKKHILIDAHADEIGLICSYIDSEGFIVPSNAGGMDYRFLPAQRVTVHGTEDLPGVIATLPPHLSSGEGGMTKIDQVRIDTGYSADELKNKVFPGDPISFTAPFAKLSGDQVTGKALDNRAGVAALVRFAEIIGNEAPGCSITLLFSGSEEIGERGAKTACYLVDPDIAIAVDTSFASSPDDGPKECGETGKGPMIGISPSLSRDLSRELMRTAEENKIPYQSEPMAGLTGTNADQFSVSRAGVVTCTVSVPIRHMHSPAETADLNDIENTALLLAQYVRRFSRNA, via the coding sequence ATGGATTTGGAAAACATTTTAGCGGAGCTCTGCAGTGTCTCCGGTGTTTCAGGAAGTGAACGTCCGGTGCTTGAAAAGATCTCTGAGATCATGAAAAAATGTACCGGCAGGGAGGGGATTTTTTCGGGGAATAATTTACTTGTAGGAATAGGGGAACGTTCTGAAGGAAAAAAACATATTCTTATTGACGCCCATGCAGATGAGATAGGGCTGATATGTTCGTACATCGATTCTGAAGGATTTATCGTCCCTTCAAATGCCGGCGGAATGGATTACCGTTTCCTTCCGGCTCAGCGTGTCACTGTTCACGGAACGGAAGATCTGCCGGGAGTTATAGCTACTCTGCCGCCGCATCTTTCCTCCGGGGAAGGCGGAATGACAAAGATCGATCAGGTGCGCATAGACACCGGTTACAGTGCTGATGAACTGAAGAATAAGGTCTTTCCGGGAGATCCGATATCCTTTACGGCACCTTTTGCAAAGCTTTCAGGTGATCAGGTCACAGGAAAGGCGCTTGATAACCGTGCCGGAGTGGCTGCTCTGGTCAGATTTGCAGAGATCATCGGAAATGAAGCCCCGGGCTGCAGTATAACCCTTCTTTTTTCCGGTTCTGAGGAGATAGGCGAGCGCGGCGCAAAGACTGCATGCTATCTTGTTGATCCTGATATAGCCATCGCTGTTGATACAAGCTTTGCGTCATCTCCTGATGACGGTCCGAAGGAATGCGGCGAAACCGGCAAAGGTCCGATGATCGGTATTTCACCGTCGCTTTCACGTGATCTCAGCAGAGAACTGATGAGAACTGCGGAAGAGAATAAAATACCTTATCAGTCAGAACCGATGGCAGGACTTACAGGAACCAATGCTGATCAGTTTTCAGTTTCACGTGCCGGAGTGGTGACGTGTACGGTTTCCGTTCCGATAAGGCATATGCATTCTCCTGCGGAAACAGCTGATCTTAATGACATTGAGAATACTGCCCTGCTTCTTGCGCAGTACGTAAGGAGGTTCTCACGAAATGCTTGA
- a CDS encoding M42 family peptidase, with amino-acid sequence MLEEIKALCALNGISGNEDSVREYIKKRIEGKCEYHTDALGNIIAFCKGRKNGGKKLMVAAHMDEVGLLVTYINEDGTLAFDAVGGINTDVIAGRQVYIYERNVTGVVSAKAVHHLSDSERKAPFEISSLYIDIGAKSREEAEKLVSVGDCVAFKSEFESLGGGRICSKALDDRAGCAIMLSLIDEGVEYDTYFAFSVEEEIGLRGAQTAAFAVEPEFAVVIETTTAADISGSAGAKRVCELGKGAVISYRDRRTVYDRELYDLAFSLGKQNDIACQTKTLIAGGNDAGAIHISKSGVRTIAVSAPCRYLHSPSCTAQYSDIEMSKALVRLLITGINEL; translated from the coding sequence ATGCTTGAAGAAATAAAAGCTCTGTGTGCACTTAACGGTATTTCCGGAAACGAGGACAGTGTACGTGAATATATTAAAAAACGTATTGAAGGAAAGTGTGAGTACCATACCGATGCTCTCGGAAACATAATTGCTTTCTGCAAAGGACGGAAGAACGGCGGAAAGAAACTTATGGTAGCCGCACACATGGATGAGGTAGGCCTTCTTGTCACTTACATAAACGAGGACGGTACCCTTGCATTTGACGCAGTCGGAGGCATCAACACCGATGTCATTGCCGGAAGGCAGGTTTACATTTACGAACGTAACGTAACAGGTGTTGTCAGCGCAAAGGCTGTACACCACTTATCTGACAGCGAACGGAAAGCTCCATTTGAGATCTCCTCGCTTTACATTGACATTGGTGCGAAAAGCAGGGAGGAAGCTGAAAAGCTGGTATCGGTCGGAGACTGCGTCGCATTTAAGAGTGAGTTTGAATCGCTTGGCGGCGGCAGGATCTGCAGCAAGGCCCTTGACGACCGAGCAGGCTGTGCGATAATGCTTTCTCTTATAGATGAAGGCGTCGAATATGACACTTACTTCGCCTTTTCAGTCGAGGAGGAAATTGGCCTCCGCGGGGCTCAGACAGCAGCATTTGCGGTTGAACCTGAGTTTGCCGTTGTGATCGAGACGACCACCGCTGCTGATATTTCAGGCTCCGCCGGTGCGAAAAGAGTCTGCGAGCTCGGAAAGGGCGCGGTAATTTCCTACCGTGACAGAAGAACCGTTTACGACAGGGAACTTTACGACCTTGCGTTCTCGCTCGGAAAACAGAACGATATTGCGTGTCAGACAAAGACACTCATCGCAGGCGGCAACGATGCCGGTGCGATCCATATTTCAAAAAGCGGTGTCCGAACCATTGCAGTTTCGGCGCCATGCAGATATCTCCATTCACCATCCTGTACAGCACAGTATTCTGATATTGAGATGAGCAAAGCTTTAGTCCGACTGCTTATAACAGGGATAAACGAATTATGA
- a CDS encoding GNAT family N-acetyltransferase, whose protein sequence is MIKYITDTDLDSIKELHEDYYGRKILSYYYSYGTGYDFCRFYEAGSEDTKAYIVHFNSIMIIWSDGPLESEELITFIRMHSPFRVEAPWMVLKELCEIPGYRMLKRTKFEFTDHRPDDFDETQVITDPSLDEIYEILHEGFPTLISHGLWITEHSHKIRRGLSKIYLYRHCTTATVIYDVDDHVLIGQVATRAEARGRGYARELLYWIGHTLASEGKKVSLFALDYRESFYKEIGFKAVSTENVIQADTNGGPNDQ, encoded by the coding sequence ATGATAAAATACATTACAGATACTGATCTTGATTCCATAAAGGAACTTCACGAAGACTATTACGGAAGAAAGATCCTCTCATACTATTATTCATACGGAACAGGCTACGACTTCTGCCGTTTCTACGAAGCAGGCAGTGAAGATACAAAAGCCTACATAGTTCACTTCAATTCGATCATGATAATCTGGTCAGACGGTCCGCTTGAATCAGAGGAGCTCATAACCTTTATCCGCATGCACAGTCCTTTCCGTGTGGAAGCACCATGGATGGTTCTTAAGGAACTGTGTGAGATACCAGGCTACAGGATGCTCAAAAGAACAAAGTTTGAGTTTACTGACCACCGTCCGGATGATTTTGACGAGACTCAGGTAATAACCGATCCGTCCCTTGACGAGATATACGAGATCCTGCACGAAGGGTTTCCGACGCTCATCAGTCACGGGCTCTGGATAACAGAGCACTCGCACAAGATCAGACGCGGACTCTCAAAGATCTATCTTTACAGGCACTGTACCACAGCAACTGTTATCTACGATGTTGATGACCATGTGCTGATCGGTCAGGTAGCCACAAGGGCTGAGGCCCGCGGACGCGGATATGCACGTGAACTGCTTTACTGGATCGGACATACACTGGCGTCCGAAGGTAAAAAGGTAAGTCTTTTTGCTCTCGATTACCGTGAGAGTTTCTATAAAGAGATCGGCTTTAAAGCGGTAAGCACTGAAAATGTTATTCAGGCCGACACAAACGGAGGTCCAAATGATCAATAA